One Brachyhypopomus gauderio isolate BG-103 unplaced genomic scaffold, BGAUD_0.2 sc143, whole genome shotgun sequence genomic window, cactagagcatggttgaacatgaaaggctggaacattctagagtggccatcgcaatcaccagacttaaatccaattgagaacctctggtgggacctaaagaaggcagttgcagtgcgcaagcctaagaatgtgactgaactggaggcttttgcccatgaagaatgggccaagatacccataggtcgctgcaagacacttgtgtcaagctatgcttcacgcttgaaagctgtcataactggaaaaggatgttgtactaagtactaaaaaataatgtcactagggggttgaataaaactgataatgatgtgagcacagtaaagacatttgtggttattccatcataaatattatgttatgtttgtctaatttataagtgcctctttgatataattgtaaataagatgactgaaatgatcaaaatcaatgtcaaactggccaaaacactttatttcagtgggggttgaataaatttgatcacaactgtaagtatatatataaGTATAAGCCACTGTAAATAAACCTGTTGTCATGGTACAGCCTCTAACCCCTCCCTACTGGCATGCGTACCTGTAGTCTGTTTCTATTCTTGCCATAAGTACTTGGGGTGTGGTTCAGTATGCATGCATCACCTGTCTCATCCTGATGTTTAGCAAACAAGACACATGGATAGATAACCCTTTAGTGGGTGAAAACATTATTGAAAAACAGTTGGTAAATAGAGCTATAGATGTAatatattattacatttattagtAGTGCATTAttgcattaattaattaatgcatTATTAGTAGTGCTGTCAATttcaggtgccgcgattaaaagtcctcaccaggattttgctcaagcttgctagattttctaattagcaatccaggtaaaattagtggaatcaacacaatccaggaagcctgagcaaaatcctggtgaggacttttaatcgcggcacctggaattgacagcactaattattAGATATGAAGATGGTTACCTGTTTTGGCATGCCCTTGATCAGAGCCTTCCATTCCCTTAAAAACATTATAATATGTGCATTAATGTAACAGGTGAgagtggaccggctggggagacccatgaaaccaggcaaagagccgcaggttggccactcctgttcTATACAATTCATTATGTCATCGTTTTTCTTGTAGTTTTATTCTTTGTACAGCATTTTGGTCATCAAATTAATTATACTAATTGTTATTAGAATTATACAATTGACTAATACTTATTatttcactgtactcaaatgacTTTTACTTACTTTCTTTAAAATCTATAAATTGAATCACCTGAAACATCATTTCTATCTGCAAAAACGTTTCACAGCGCATTTTAGTTAAATGGCGGTCTACTGCCATCTCCTGTCCGAAAACGTAAATATCGTGAACATAAATTAGAATAGACACTGTTTTAAATAGACTATAAAGTAAGATATTAAGGATTAAAACAAATGAGTACCGATGGTCCGTGATTACTGAAGCGGTCAAAAATGAATTGGAGCACATTTATTTGTGTTAGCTACGTGAGCCACAGTGACGGAACTACATTACCCATGAGCACCGTGAACCCGGAAGTGCTAGGACGTGTTGGGCAGCGGAGTGAGAGGAAgttgctagctagctacttaCAGCTATTCGTCGTGCTGAGTTCGGTATGATTAATTAACAACCTACTAGTGTAGTTTATGTGATTATACCTTCTATCAAAGTAAGTATTGTACAAATCCATTTGATTTAAATTAGATTTGTATTCAGTAAACACATTAAAAAGGAATAATTATAACGCCACGCGGTGTGTGTGTCATATAGACCACGGACATGTATGTAGACCACCGTCATGTAGACCACGGACATGTAGACCACCGTCATGTAGACCACGGACATGTAGACCACCGTCATGTAGACCACCGTCATGTAGACCACCGTCATGTAGACCACGGACATGTAGACCACCGTCATGTAGACCACGGACATGTAGACCACCGTCATGTAGACCACCGTCATGTAGACCACGGTCATGTAGACCACCGTCATGTGGACCACGGACACGTAGACCACCGTCATGTGGACCACGGACACGTAGACCACCGTCATGTAGACCACGGACACGTAGACCACCGACATGTACAACATGTAGACCACGGACGTGTGGACCACGGACATGTAGATCTGAATTTCAGCAACACTTTGTTTCCAAACGATGACTGTATTAATGTATGTCAACTGTGCAGATGTCTGGAGCCAAAGATAGAATGCGCCACAAGAAAATGAGGAACCAACCAAGTAATGTGATGTATTCCTCTTCACGAGATTGTGGAAACGGCGGAGGAATAGCAGGTTGGATggccaaaaatacaataaatattTAGATTTACTGTGTAGATCGTTTATACGCATCAAACATGCAGTCCTGGGTAGCTGTGTAACCTGTGCTGTGCAGCCTGTGCTGTGTAGCCTGTGCTGTGTAGCCTGTGCTGTGTAGCCTGTGCTGTGCAACCTGTGCTGTGCAACCTGTGCTGTGCAACCTGTGCTGTGCAGTCTGTGCTGTGCAGTCTGTGCTCTAACAGGTTTCATTTGCAGGTGGCAGCCACACACAGTCCGGCGGCTGGCCGAGAGGGCGTCAGGATGGAGTTCCTCCCGACCAGGCCTTGCCAAAGTACATCACTGGTGAGGGTCCTTTAGGAGTGTGTGGAACGTGTGTAGGAATGATGGGTCTGCATAACGAGCTTAAGTTTTACTACATAACCTGATTTGCTGAAGATCCATTTCTAGCAATGCTTTATGCACTTCCCCTCCCCCATActtcttcattttcatttcttctctctgtcctcctcccCTCATTCTGTCCTCCTCCCCTCATTCTGTCTTTCTCCCCCATCCAGCATTGACTCTGTTTTCTGCCATTGCTGCTTTTAGCGTCCGTCTTTGCCAAAGCCCGTGCCGTGGAGGTGAGTGCCATGATGAGGGCCGTAACCAAGATGACGGCGAGTTGCCACGTGTTTGGTGCTCTCCCTAAACACATGCGACGTCGTGCCATGAGTCACGACCCCAGGAGACTGCCCTGTCAGCTGAGAGAGGCAGCACACAGAGCGGTACGGCCCTCTGCCCCACAGCCAGAAACATCCACAGAGCACACTCGGTAGCTCAGGAGACTTTAAATGACAAATCACTAAATCTCTTGCCACACCCACCTAACGTTGTCTGGCAAACGGAGCTTGGCCCAGTCCCAGCATTCTGGTATTGCTGGCAAACAAACACAGGTGTGGTGAGTcggaacacagaacacaggtTACGGGTGTGGCAGAGAAGTctgaggtgtgagtgtggttgtgagagagaaggagatgttTTGATGTACCTCACAGGTTGTagtagcctgtgtgtgtgtgagagagagaggaggcttGATGTGTTGTTCCTTGTTTCCCAGCTGAAGAAGAGTCAACAAGCTGggcagaaggagaagaaggagcagTCGAAGACCAAAAGTCGCCGTGCCCGCCGTCGCCATGGCAACTTGCTGCTGGAGTTTAACCGCAGGCAGAGGAAGAACAAGTGGCTGGAGACCCACATCTGGCACGCCAAGCGTTTCCACATGCTGAAGACGTGGGGCTACTGCCTGGGGGACACGCCCACCTACAAGTGCTACAGGGCCAGCTACAGAGCTATGAGTTCTGGCTgcctgctgcaggtgtgtgtgtgtgtgtgtgtgtgtgtgtgtgtgtgtgtgtgtgtgtgtgtgtgtgtgtgtgtgtgtgtgcgtgtgtgtgtgtgtgtgtgtgtggaggagaatGGACTCCTTGTTTCATAGTTTTTCTTCTTGTGGCCTCTGGTCTCAGGACTTGTCCTACCACTGCTGTGTGGAGCTCTGCGGCCCAGAGGAGAAGCTCCTGAGAGCCCTGTCCAGGCTGACGAGCAAAGACACGGGTGTGTAGTAGCTACGGTTGTTTTACAGTTGCCTCTACGTGATTATGTATCTACACCAAAATGTCTGTTTTGGCATCGGAAAAGTGGTAAAGAGTAGAATTGGTTGAATAATGTAGGGAGTATTTGCAGTTGCATGGTTCTGTCATTTgaactgtgtgcgtgtgtttgtgtgcaggtcCAACATTCGCAGGAGCGCTACATGTATCGGGGCAGAGAGAAGGTCGTGTGATGCTGTACAGACCTGACCAGTACCCTCACCACCCCTTGGGCCCTGCTCAATTCCTCTGGAGACCCTGTAGTGTGCCGTGCTCTCACAGACAGCTGTGGATCTGGGTTCATCCCACATTAAAACAGGTGCGTTCCTTTGCCCTGAAACACCAGAAATTGTAGCCCCCTTTAACAGTAATATTTAGTTCCGTTATTTTGGAGATACATAGCTTTATTGCCGGTCAAtttaaggtgtgtgtttgtgtgtcaggaCCTTCTGTTAGAGCTGCAGGCCGTGTGTGAGTGCTTTGTGGCAGTCCCCAATTGCCACGCCTCTGGGTCTACCTCCACACGCCCCGCCTCTGAGCCACAGACAGAAGCAGACCTCGGTAGCCACGCCTCTGAGCCACAGACGGATGCAGACCTCGGTAGCCACGCCTCTGAGCCACAGACGGAAGCAGACCTCGGTAGCCACGCCTCTGAGCCACAGACAGAAGCAGACCTCGGTAGCCACGCCTCTGAGCCACAGACGGATGCAGACCTCTGTAGCCACGCCTCTACGTCCACCTCCACACGCCCCGCCTCTGAGCCACAGCACCCTggcaagaagaggaagagggaagTTGACTGTAATGACGGTACTCCCGCTAAGAAAGTCCTGGGTGATGGCACTCGATCTCCCTCAACTCCTGTTAGATGGAAGTCTTCCAGCTCTGAGATTGTGATCAGGTAAGCAGTTTAAGATTTGGTGTTTTCAAACGGATATTCCTTGCAGTCCTTGGCATCTGTTTAGAGAACAAAGGGTTAATTAATGGGCTTCCTTTACAGTGACCTCACAATGGAAATAGTACGCTACCGTCTGATTGGTCCACTCTCCCATTCCGTACTGACTGACACACTCCTGCCAGCCACTGCCGTTGAGGTCAGATTTGCGTCAGCGCTGGGCCTGCGTAACTGTCATTAGTCCTGTTAATGTTACAGTGTGACACCATCAACATTCATGTAACAGTGCTGGTTTGTGTCATCATACAAAAGTGATGTGCTACTGAGATGGAGATCGTATTATTGTAACATTTCTGAATTCATTTGTGCTATGTTACGTGTCGAGTGTCTCTGCTATAATAATTCAAAGTAGTGCCTGACCTGATGTTACCTAACAGATGCAGTTTGTGTTTCCCTGTTCATGACTTCAATTTTTGATCTTAGATTGATAACAAAATGGCTGCTTCTCCTTTCTGGTGGCCAGAGAAGTGTAAGAATGAGGACTTCATGACTTTACATCACAGACAAGCAGATATCTTCCACTTACTGAGAGGTACATGGTTCTTAATGATCTTGTCGTCTTCTGCCACACACTTGTAGCTAGAGCCCTCAGTAGGTCAGGTTTAGAAGGTAGCCTGTTGGATTCAGGAGAACGCAGCACACAACTGTATTAGTTATCGTGCGTGTACACAAGCCATAGAGCTCTTACAGTTGTATGATTTTTCCAGCAGAATATGAAAGCATGCAgttctgttttatgtttgtatgtgtgcgcacacactcgtgcgtgtaGGTGTTTACTCCACAGACGAGCTcccagcagggtgtgtgttggggatgaCGGTCGATGACCCCAGACTGACTCTGCCTAAGAAAAGGGGGAAAGTCGCACCTGACCTGGAAGGTTCCCAaggttagcacacacacacacacacacacacaccgcagatCTCTCCACACTGACAGGAGCAGAGCGGCGTCTGGACTGGCTGCTGCTTACACGCGTGGGCTTTGGTTGGAGCTGTAGGCTGTAGACCTGGTAGCCCCACCCGTGTGGTGCTGGGCGGGGAGCACGTGGTGGTTCTGGCCCTGAGCTCCTGGGGAGCCTCTGCTCATCCATGCAGATGAACCAGGTTCGAATCCTGGCAGGGcccatatccccccccccctcactctcgctctctcgtGTGTAGAGCACACCAACCGTGTCTAACAGGCACCTCACACTTCTACCTGTGTCATTATTGCACCAGTGGAATGGCTTGGACATTGCCTCAACAGGAATACTGgctggtcgtgtgtgtgtgtgtgtgtgtgtgtgcgtgtgtgtgtgtgtgtgtgtgtgtgtgtgtgtgtgtgtgtgtgcgtgtgcgcgcgcactTATGTGTTTTTAGATGTGGACAAAGAACAGATGATGAATCTGAGCATGAAAGGAGTTCCTGCTGTCTGTGCTCAAAGTGCTCTGTGGGATCAGTCTGTGCGAGATAATgtgacgcacaataagatctctgagcaggtaacacacacacacacacacacgtgcatatgtGACTCGGTATGAACAGCCAGATCAGAAATAGTCTTTGTCAGTCCAACTCAACATGTCATAAATCAACACTGCAGAATGGAAGTCAGCAATGAGGGAAGACTAGAGGTCAATGGTGAGATgacggacatttgtgaaacatttGTGGTGATATTTCAATacaaatgtttacatttatggcattcatGTGCTCATATCCAAAGAGACTTTTGCTTTAATTGTCAAGCAAAATCAGAAAGCACTTGTCACAGCAGCTCCATGTTCTGAGAGCCAGCGTTAAGTCTGGACTCTCTTTACACTCAGGATCATTGTTCTGAATGTGTAGCTGACCTCCACAGCACACTAACATTGGTCACCTTAAAACGATACTGTGGGCATCGTAGTAGTGCAGTGGGATTGGTCAGAAAATTGGATTTAACCCACTTTTATCTGTTGTGCGAACACAACCAAAATTCTGAGAGGACATAATGATTTTCTGTTGTACTGGCTCTGGGTGGGCTTTGATGTCCGACTCTGGGTTGTGGCGGCCGACTCTGTGTCTCAGGATCTGAACAGAATGAAGAAGGAGCTGCTGGTTCCAGGCTCCAGGCTGCCGACCCCTGCACAAGGCCGAGTGCCCATCCTGCTGGTTCATCAGGTGGGGAGACAGCAGGGTGAAGACCGGCCCGGCTGGGGCTGTGGCTGGGACCTCCTGCTGCCCAAGGCCTGGGGCATGGCCTTCTGGGTACCTCTGGTAGGGACAACCTTCTGCCTCCGTGATTGGTGGTTTTACCTTACAGTTTGGGTTAAGATATCAATAACTTTTTCTTGTAACTAGCTGGGTGTTGTAGGTATTTGTATGCAAGTGGAGACGCTTGTAAAGGTGTTTTTTGATGATTTTGTGACGGGACTGAGTGAGTTCATGTGTAAGGCCTATGATGGGAGTATTCATCTGTTGCAATGGAAAATTCATGTCACTTAGTTTTTGACATTGTTAATGTGGAATTCATTAGTAAAGGAAAATGTACTGCTCACCTATTATAGGCCATAGTGAAAGAGGTGGAAGTTTGTgaggatgttttaaataaaggtTCCCACACTGTGTACAGAAGGGGTTCATCGTCCAGCAGAAAGTCTATAAATCTCACTTAAAGAATGATTAAACCAATAGAAGTTAGGAAGAATGTGGTGTAGGGAGATACTGAACTGAAGAGGGCGATATTTCATTTAAGTTGCACATTAAACACCACATCCTCTTCCTGTTGTCTTTTGAATCAGCATCACCTCTATCTTCTAAGTAGCCTTTTGTTTTGTAATTGCGAAGGTTTACCACACAGTAGCCTCTGCTCTGCTTGGTGTGGTTCAGTCTTTcaggactgaagaaaactggtTCAAGGCAGAACTGCTGTACAATGAACTGCAAGTCAAGGCCCTTTACAACtgaagtgtttatttctgtattttcaTCTAGAATGCTGGTTCAAGAATACGCTTGTGAAGATTAATTGATTGgactgtgtttgtgcgtgtgtgtttgtgtgtgtgcgtcaggtgTACCGTGGTGTCCGTGTGGGAGGACTCCAGATGAGTTTGAAACACTCCCAGTTTAAAGGCGTGCCCCATTTCCCCCATGATTACCCAGACTGCCCTGCAGGCGCCCACTTCCAGGAACAGCAGGCAGCCGAGCTGCTGGAGACGTTTAAGAGGTTCAGAGGAGCTTCCTGCTCGTGCTGTTGTCTGATGTCTTGCCATGTTATTAACAAGGTTTTATTGAACCTGCTAAGCTCTTGGGGTCTTTATGCTATGATTTTTTATATCGTCTGCAGATCAGTGATATGTTTCTCATAGCTGTACGCCTCCTTGATCGTCTCTAGTTCTCCTGAAAATTCCACAATATTATGAATTCAGAATTTAAGTAGCGTGTTTATTCATTGCGTTCCCCAGTGGCCTTGTTCGTATCTGTTCTAAGCTGGTTTTCCTACTATGCTTAGTGTTACGGACAGCATACCGTAATGAGCTGCTAGTTGATGCTATTGCGTTTCTCTGCGATCACGTGCAGGCGTCCGCCCTCCAAACGCACAAACTACATCAAACACGGCAGCCTGGCTCCTTTCCGGTGCC contains:
- the LOC143500371 gene encoding ribonucleases P/MRP protein subunit POP1-like; protein product: MSGAKDRMRHKKMRNQPSNVMYSSSRDCGNGGGIAGGSHTQSGGWPRGRQDGVPPDQALPKYITASVFAKARAVEVSAMMRAVTKMTASCHVFGALPKHMRRRAMSHDPRRLPCQLREAAHRALKKSQQAGQKEKKEQSKTKSRRARRRHGNLLLEFNRRQRKNKWLETHIWHAKRFHMLKTWGYCLGDTPTYKCYRASYRAMSSGCLLQDLSYHCCVELCGPEEKLLRALSRLTSKDTGPTFAGALHVSGQREGRVMLYRPDQYPHHPLGPAQFLWRPCSVPCSHRQLWIWVHPTLKQDLLLELQAVCECFVAVPNCHASGSTSTRPASEPQTEADLGSHASEPQTDADLGSHASEPQTEADLGSHASEPQTEADLGSHASEPQTDADLCSHASTSTSTRPASEPQHPGKKRKREVDCNDGTPAKKVLGDGTRSPSTPVRWKSSSSEIVISDLTMEIVRYRLIGPLSHSVLTDTLLPATAVEIDNKMAASPFWWPEKCKNEDFMTLHHRQADIFHLLRGVYSTDELPAGCVLGMTVDDPRLTLPKKRGKVAPDLEGSQDVDKEQMMNLSMKGVPAVCAQSALWDQSVRDNVTHNKISEQDLNRMKKELLVPGSRLPTPAQGRVPILLVHQVGRQQGEDRPGWGCGWDLLLPKAWGMAFWVPLVYRGVRVGGLQMSLKHSQFKGVPHFPHDYPDCPAGAHFQEQQAAELLETFKRRPPSKRTNYIKHGSLAPFRCPWQQLAEEWDEIVKQDRDNHDNHPVKMEGEAEPGGPSGGLEVGAPPAAFTVLRSRKVLRQLSVWCLPSSARAQRVRRGSPAPALSPVVAVALQREWGRCLVWVRVCVLGKGRPAMHTMLCVPTAEDLQRLRGDPRSSGPVEPRHRDHLQHLLKRTRRDRPAPKCPGATKEDCSPAPSKEQAAGPAPRAVQPQDPTPTVETGSVIGCGASSVGLVRGLWPEPLPSVSSHCSRVTLGWVTQGDFSLATGVGEALGLVSLPGLLHTLLSQPADQRGTVLLRNASSLQYRYARLLVET